In the genome of Pseudomonadota bacterium, one region contains:
- a CDS encoding PBP1A family penicillin-binding protein produces the protein MADTHGKASARGRDGWARRISVRRAALVAALVGVAVVSALAGTLIYYARGLPEVPSVADYRPPQLTRVLDRNDRLIDELFVERRTVVPMERVPRVLVLSVLAAEDADFYRHEGLDYLGIVRAVIRNLVSDRAPQGASTITQQIVKNLLLTPERTYARKIRELLLARRLEQKLSKDDILFLYLNHIYFGHGRYGVAEAARYYFGCAVDELTLAQASLIAGLPQAPGRLSPLKHPAAARKRQLYVLEQLERKRAEYWPDLSPEQIRQARAHPVELSRPVPARTETAPEIMSMVRSELQRVLGREETGPGGYTVRTTIDLELQREARAALLRGLTALDKRQRWRAPFAAKKSRKARVKSKGSGELRAGASYDARVTGADDEEGRLLLEAGGHAAYADLAQHGRYNPGGLRASAFADIGALLRVSPLPAAGSAQQDAAVPVRLQLGPEGAAIVVDPRTRGVLALVGGSEASYGFNRAVQALRQPGSTFKPIVYAVALRSGRYTPASLVVDAPEVYDQWRPRNHETWSYRGAVRLRDALARSINLVAVRVMSEVTPAAVVQFAGELGIRSELEPTIALALGASAVRPLELTNAYATFAAGGRWQPVRLIRSVNDASGAPVTLPAPPAARSVMSAAEAYLVTSMLTSVVQDGTGAAAKRLGRPVAGKTGTSNDARDAWFIGYTPSIVAGVWVGFDDNRPLGRREGGARSALPIWLDIMKAAAKGPVVGFPVPAGITTARIDPQSGLLAYAGMKNAIDEVFLAGTVPAQTARRPDVVDANTFIMEQFRSVP, from the coding sequence ATGGCTGATACCCACGGCAAGGCGAGCGCGCGGGGGCGAGATGGCTGGGCTCGACGCATATCCGTCAGGCGAGCGGCGCTGGTTGCAGCACTGGTTGGGGTTGCCGTCGTGTCCGCTCTGGCAGGGACGTTGATCTACTACGCACGTGGTCTGCCCGAGGTGCCGTCCGTCGCGGACTACCGGCCTCCGCAGCTTACGCGCGTGCTCGACCGAAACGACCGCCTTATCGATGAGCTCTTCGTAGAGCGCCGCACCGTCGTGCCGATGGAGCGCGTGCCCCGCGTGCTCGTGTTATCGGTGTTGGCCGCCGAAGACGCAGATTTCTACCGTCATGAAGGGCTCGACTACCTGGGCATCGTGCGCGCCGTGATACGCAACCTCGTGAGCGATCGTGCGCCCCAGGGTGCCAGCACGATTACGCAGCAGATCGTCAAAAACCTGTTGCTGACCCCCGAACGCACCTACGCACGCAAGATTCGAGAGCTGCTGCTCGCCCGCAGACTGGAACAGAAGCTGTCCAAGGACGATATCCTGTTCCTGTACCTCAACCACATCTACTTTGGGCACGGCCGCTACGGCGTTGCCGAAGCGGCACGCTACTATTTCGGCTGCGCGGTCGACGAACTCACGCTTGCGCAGGCGAGTCTGATCGCAGGCCTTCCGCAGGCTCCCGGCCGGCTGTCGCCGCTCAAGCACCCGGCAGCGGCTCGCAAGCGTCAGCTGTACGTGCTCGAGCAGCTCGAGCGCAAGCGGGCGGAGTACTGGCCGGACCTGTCGCCCGAACAGATCCGGCAGGCCCGCGCCCATCCAGTCGAGCTATCCAGGCCGGTCCCCGCGCGTACCGAAACGGCACCGGAAATCATGAGCATGGTTCGCTCGGAGCTGCAGCGCGTGCTCGGCCGGGAAGAGACCGGGCCCGGCGGCTACACCGTGCGCACGACGATCGATCTCGAGCTGCAGCGCGAAGCCCGCGCGGCCCTTTTGCGCGGCCTCACCGCGCTCGACAAGAGGCAGCGCTGGAGAGCACCCTTTGCCGCCAAGAAATCTCGTAAAGCGCGGGTCAAGAGCAAGGGCAGCGGCGAGCTGCGAGCCGGAGCGAGCTACGACGCGCGGGTCACGGGGGCCGATGACGAAGAGGGTAGGCTGCTGCTCGAGGCGGGGGGCCACGCCGCCTATGCCGATCTCGCGCAACACGGCCGCTACAACCCCGGTGGATTGCGCGCGAGCGCTTTCGCGGACATCGGCGCCTTGCTTCGGGTTTCTCCGCTGCCGGCCGCAGGCAGTGCGCAGCAGGACGCTGCCGTTCCGGTGCGCCTGCAACTGGGTCCCGAAGGGGCGGCGATCGTGGTCGATCCTCGCACGCGCGGCGTGCTGGCGCTCGTGGGCGGCTCCGAAGCGAGCTACGGATTCAACCGCGCCGTGCAGGCGCTCCGCCAGCCCGGCAGCACCTTCAAGCCAATCGTGTACGCGGTTGCGCTTCGTTCCGGTCGCTACACGCCCGCCTCGCTGGTCGTGGATGCGCCCGAAGTCTATGACCAGTGGCGCCCCCGCAACCACGAGACCTGGAGCTACCGAGGTGCCGTTCGACTACGGGACGCCTTGGCGCGTTCGATCAACCTCGTGGCCGTGCGGGTCATGAGCGAGGTGACGCCGGCCGCGGTCGTGCAGTTCGCTGGCGAGCTGGGGATCCGGAGCGAGCTCGAGCCCACGATAGCGCTGGCCCTGGGCGCGAGCGCCGTACGGCCGCTCGAGCTGACCAATGCCTATGCCACGTTTGCGGCAGGGGGGCGCTGGCAACCGGTCCGACTGATTCGTTCGGTCAACGATGCGTCGGGCGCTCCGGTGACACTGCCGGCGCCGCCGGCTGCGCGCAGCGTGATGAGCGCCGCAGAGGCCTACCTCGTGACGAGCATGCTCACCAGCGTGGTGCAGGACGGGACCGGCGCCGCAGCCAAGCGCTTGGGCCGACCCGTGGCGGGCAAGACCGGCACGAGCAACGACGCGCGGGACGCTTGGTTCATCGGCTACACGCCCTCGATCGTGGCAGGCGTGTGGGTAGGTTTCGACGACAATCGTCCGCTGGGCCGTCGCGAGGGCGGCGCGCGCAGCGCCTTGCCCATCTGGCTCGACATCATGAAGGCGGCGGCAAAGGGTCCGGTGGTGGGTTTCCCCGTGCCCGCGGGCATCACGACCGCGAGGATCGATCCGCAGAGCGGGCTTCTGGCGTACGCCGGCATGAAGAACGCCATAGATGAGGTTTTTCTCGCGGGCACGGTACCCGCACAGACCGCTCGCCGTCCTGATGTGGTGGATGCGAACACCTTTATCATGGAGCAGTTCCGCAGTGTGCCTTGA
- a CDS encoding RNA methyltransferase — MRDTSLVRARTAVGARLPAPASVVIEALAPMLTGARRARIEQVVAQRVGSVVVGVERLGDPHNAAAILRSADAFGVQQVHAIEALGGVVPAPRVAKGTQHWIDVVKHPSACACADVLEELGFELFVADPEGELDLAQLCSRPRVAVMFGNEHAGASKELRARSHGSFAIPMRGFVTSLNVSVAAAIALSRLTASRPGDLGLHEQQELTARFMMVSVRDALGAIQRHLERTGEHG; from the coding sequence ATGCGGGACACTAGCTTGGTGCGAGCGCGCACGGCCGTGGGAGCCCGACTGCCCGCGCCCGCTTCGGTTGTCATCGAGGCCCTGGCCCCCATGTTGACCGGAGCGCGGCGCGCTCGGATCGAGCAGGTGGTGGCACAGCGGGTCGGTTCCGTCGTGGTGGGCGTCGAGCGGCTGGGGGACCCCCACAATGCGGCCGCGATCCTGCGTTCGGCCGATGCCTTCGGTGTCCAGCAAGTGCATGCCATCGAGGCTCTGGGGGGAGTTGTTCCGGCGCCACGTGTCGCCAAAGGCACTCAACACTGGATCGATGTGGTGAAGCACCCGAGCGCGTGCGCCTGTGCGGACGTCCTCGAGGAGCTCGGCTTCGAGCTCTTCGTCGCGGATCCCGAGGGCGAGCTCGATCTGGCGCAGCTGTGCTCCCGTCCTCGTGTCGCTGTGATGTTCGGCAACGAACACGCAGGAGCCAGCAAGGAGTTGCGGGCTCGAAGCCACGGCAGTTTCGCGATCCCCATGCGGGGCTTCGTGACCAGCCTGAACGTGTCCGTGGCGGCTGCCATCGCCTTGTCCAGGTTGACCGCTTCGCGTCCGGGTGATCTGGGCCTGCACGAACAGCAAGAGTTGACCGCCCGCTTCATGATGGTATCGGTGCGAGACGCACTTGGGGCCATCCAGCGGCACCTGGAGCGCACTGGCGAGCATGGCTGA
- a CDS encoding sigma-70 family RNA polymerase sigma factor produces MNAPASPASKSQTQVQAGPADAELVRRIQQGDRMAFRVLFDRYHRRAFAVAVGVVKNQEDAMDVVQDAFVKVHKHIGRFQGSSSFYTWLYRIVMNLGIDHLRRGKNISKVALDERVGAAAAGPLLSGPADGSPTRTVARRELTQQIQTALQSLPTHHRAVLVLREIEGLSYEQMAEVLEVPKGTIMSRLFHARRKMQAALGPYLEGELEIGD; encoded by the coding sequence GTGAATGCTCCGGCATCGCCTGCGTCTAAGAGCCAGACACAGGTGCAGGCAGGGCCGGCGGACGCAGAGCTCGTGCGCCGGATCCAGCAGGGAGATCGGATGGCTTTCCGGGTCCTTTTCGACCGTTATCACCGGCGTGCTTTCGCGGTGGCCGTGGGCGTGGTGAAAAACCAAGAGGATGCGATGGATGTCGTCCAGGACGCTTTCGTCAAGGTTCACAAGCACATCGGCAGGTTTCAGGGCAGCTCGAGCTTCTATACCTGGCTGTACCGGATCGTCATGAACCTCGGTATAGACCATTTGCGCCGTGGCAAGAACATCTCGAAGGTAGCCCTGGACGAGCGGGTTGGGGCCGCGGCTGCCGGGCCTTTGCTCTCGGGCCCGGCGGACGGGAGCCCGACCCGAACCGTGGCCCGGCGCGAGCTGACGCAGCAAATCCAGACGGCCTTGCAGAGCCTGCCGACCCATCACCGGGCCGTGCTCGTGCTGCGGGAGATCGAGGGACTGAGCTACGAGCAGATGGCGGAGGTGCTCGAGGTTCCCAAGGGGACCATCATGAGCCGCCTGTTTCACGCGCGCCGGAAGATGCAGGCCGCGCTCGGCCCTTACCTCGAGGGCGAGCTCGAGATCGGGGATTGA